CACACCTATGTCGAGTGCCTTGCAGATGGCGACAATCTCGATGTCCGTCACAGGGCGAGTGCCTGCCTCAATCTTGGAAATCGCGGTACGGTCAAGGCCAAGGCCAAGCGTCTGGAGTCGTGCGGCCAACTCCTCTTGAGTCACCTTCTGGCCGTGGCGATAGCGAGCCTCCCGAATGCGTGGCCCCACGAAGTTCTTCATCCTACGTAGATTGTCGTTGACTTCTGGTCGCAGAAT
This sequence is a window from candidate division WOR-3 bacterium. Protein-coding genes within it:
- a CDS encoding helix-turn-helix transcriptional regulator, coding for MKNFVGPRIREARYRHGQKVTQEELAARLQTLGLGLDRTAISKIEAGTRPVTDIEIVAICKALDIGVDVLFTETRPDLPR